The following are from one region of the Pirellulales bacterium genome:
- a CDS encoding histidine ammonia-lyase, translating to MLQPAHQSNGRRDSDKKPAALEARSNGAPFEIGGEPLGPETLWKGALQALHPRSHLKVAFAPEALDRVAQASALLDKLVASEEPVYGVNTGFGFFANVVIPPERIVALQKNIVRSHCCGVGDLLPRDIVMAMWLIGLNTICRGHSGVRVQTLHTITRVLEAGILGEVPSQGSVGASGDLAPGAHTVLTLLGEGRCTMPVGDRIETMPAGDALARIGVAPLELGPKEGLSLINGTHLSTALAVKAWYEGQYLLKVANLAAAMTIEALGGDRKGCAELVTRAHGHPGTIACGREVSAWLGPSSQLSAHHAESHWIQDPYSLRCVPQVHGAVWDELQTSTKTLEYEINAVTDNPLLFPEEHAVCYGGNFHAIYPARVSDRLASAFATLANISERRISQTMLAPRKHLPTFLVNDGGVNSGYMMAHVSAAALVSEAKSQCFPASVDSIPTNVTQEDHVSMGPIAGVKANRVADMLRRVLAIELLTAAQGLYLMRPLKSSPRLEEAYQRIRELVPPLDEDR from the coding sequence ATGCTTCAGCCCGCCCATCAGTCGAACGGACGCCGCGACTCTGACAAAAAGCCAGCGGCTCTAGAGGCTCGCTCGAACGGCGCCCCCTTCGAAATCGGTGGCGAGCCGCTCGGCCCCGAAACGTTGTGGAAGGGAGCCTTGCAGGCCCTTCATCCACGATCGCACCTCAAGGTCGCGTTTGCCCCCGAAGCGCTCGACCGCGTGGCCCAGGCCAGTGCTTTGCTCGACAAGCTGGTGGCCTCGGAAGAGCCCGTTTACGGGGTGAATACCGGCTTCGGCTTCTTCGCCAATGTCGTCATTCCGCCCGAGCGTATCGTCGCCCTGCAAAAAAACATCGTTCGTTCCCACTGTTGCGGCGTCGGCGACCTGCTGCCGCGCGATATCGTGATGGCCATGTGGTTGATCGGCTTGAACACGATTTGCCGCGGCCATAGCGGGGTTCGCGTGCAGACTTTGCACACGATTACCCGAGTGCTCGAAGCGGGCATCTTGGGCGAAGTCCCGTCACAGGGAAGCGTCGGAGCGTCGGGCGATCTTGCTCCGGGGGCGCACACGGTGCTGACCCTCTTGGGCGAAGGCCGTTGCACGATGCCTGTCGGCGATCGCATCGAAACGATGCCAGCCGGCGACGCTCTGGCTCGCATTGGCGTGGCCCCGCTGGAATTGGGCCCCAAAGAAGGCTTAAGCCTGATCAACGGCACCCACCTTTCCACGGCCTTGGCCGTAAAGGCCTGGTACGAAGGGCAATATCTGCTCAAAGTCGCCAATCTGGCGGCCGCCATGACGATCGAAGCCTTGGGCGGAGATCGCAAGGGATGCGCCGAATTGGTCACCCGCGCGCACGGTCATCCCGGTACGATCGCCTGCGGACGCGAAGTCTCGGCCTGGCTCGGCCCCTCATCGCAGCTATCGGCTCATCATGCCGAAAGCCATTGGATTCAGGACCCCTATTCGTTGCGGTGCGTCCCGCAGGTTCATGGTGCCGTGTGGGACGAATTGCAGACCAGCACGAAAACATTGGAGTACGAGATCAACGCCGTTACCGATAACCCGCTGTTGTTCCCCGAGGAGCACGCGGTTTGCTACGGCGGCAACTTCCACGCCATTTACCCGGCGCGGGTTAGCGATCGGCTGGCGTCGGCATTCGCCACGCTGGCCAATATCTCGGAACGCCGCATCAGCCAAACCATGCTCGCCCCGCGCAAGCATCTGCCGACCTTCCTGGTCAACGACGGCGGTGTGAATTCTGGTTACATGATGGCCCACGTCTCGGCCGCGGCGCTAGTGAGCGAGGCAAAATCGCAATGCTTCCCGGCCAGCGTCGATTCGATTCCCACCAACGTCACGCAAGAAGATCACGTCTCGATGGGGCCCATCGCGGGCGTGAAAGCCAACCGCGTCGCCGATATGCTGCGCCGCGTGCTGGCCATTGAACTGCTCACCGCCGCGCAGGGACTGTACCTGATGCGGCCGCTGAAATCGTCGCCACGACTGGAAGAGGCCTATCAGCGAATCCGCGAGTTGGTCCCGCCGCTGGATGAAGATCGC